From the Montipora capricornis isolate CH-2021 chromosome 2, ASM3666992v2, whole genome shotgun sequence genome, one window contains:
- the LOC138038303 gene encoding transmembrane protein 163a-like, with protein MSSGDDSPTSQRSFTMSAFTDDGDDKQPLQDKHCVSYLEETQAPSKTFLPQKFRERWSRAAFAVSIASFVITVIFSLVSFFASKTTESSSIFASAFDGMLGAFNSLVVAWRFRDVLNGDVTPKREKIATLGIGVTFLASGSATVAIAILRLLSRDHPEKPDDLIIILGTSFMSYFILALIQDCIASKLKSPSLRASAVDSWLAAALSLGVLITTLIYRQVGTKVWFLDHSLAIFIGFLSLVYGIHLVVEITLSGKNGNGKLC; from the coding sequence ATGTCAAGCGGCGACGATTCTCCGACGTCTCAGAGAAGTTTCACAATGTCAGCATTCACTGATGATGGAGACGACAAACAACCTTTGCAAGATAAACATTGCGTATCATATTTAGAGGAAACCCAAGCTCCGAGCAAAACATTTTTACCGCAGAAATTTCGGGAAAGATGGAGTCGTGCGGCTTTTGCAGTATCCATTGCATCGTTTGTCATTACCGTAATCTTCAGTTTGGTATCCTTCTTCGCATCAAAGACAACTGAAAGCTCATCGATTTTTGCTAGCGCGTTTGACGGCATGTTGGGAGCGTTCAACTCGCTAGTTGTAGCATGGAGATTTAGAGACGTTTTGAACGGGGATGTCACACCAAAACGGGAGAAAATCGCGACCCTTGGGATAGGAGTAACTTTTCTTGCAAGTGGTAGCGCTACGGTTGCAATTGCAATCCTTCGCCTGTTGTCACGTGACCACCCAGAAAAGCCAGATGATCTGATTATTATTCTTGGTACGAGTTTTATGTCTTACTTTATATTAGCGCTTATACAAGACTGTATAGCCAGTAAGTTGAAGAGCCCTTCGTTGCGTGCTTCGGCAGTAGATTCCTGGCTTGCCGCGGCACTGTCTTTAGGAGTGCTTATTACTACACTCATATACAGGCAAGTGGGTACAAAAGTATGGTTTCTGGATCATTCTCTGgccattttcattggctttttATCCCTCGTTTATGGCATCCATCTTGTGGTGGAAATTACTCTTAGCGGGAAGAACGGAAATGGTAAACTTTGTTGA